A window from Calditerrivibrio sp. encodes these proteins:
- a CDS encoding SDR family oxidoreductase: MDLSLKGKVVFVAASSKGIGFGAAKELAKEGALLSISSRNTNELENAYCELKRYTEVIYSHMDATNLNSIEQWINSSLQHYGRVDGLVINAGGPKAGFFEDLSEDDWFAAYNLTLMSAVRMIRYVLPSMKKQNSGSIVSITSTSTKEPIDNLLLSNVFRSGVQILMKSLSITHGEYNIRFNNVAPGRILTDRLKLLDEINANKKGISIDEQRRLEEASIPLKRYGTIEEIGKVVAFLISDAASYISGNTIYVDGGKVRSL, encoded by the coding sequence ATGGATCTTAGTTTAAAAGGTAAAGTTGTATTTGTAGCCGCATCGAGCAAAGGTATTGGATTTGGGGCAGCTAAAGAGTTGGCTAAAGAAGGAGCTCTCTTATCCATATCCAGTCGCAATACAAATGAACTTGAGAATGCTTACTGTGAATTAAAAAGATACACAGAAGTAATATATTCCCATATGGATGCAACTAATCTTAATTCCATAGAACAATGGATAAACAGTAGCTTACAACATTATGGTAGGGTCGATGGCCTAGTAATAAATGCTGGAGGTCCCAAAGCAGGTTTTTTCGAAGATCTTTCAGAAGATGACTGGTTTGCTGCGTATAATCTAACCCTCATGAGTGCTGTAAGAATGATACGTTATGTACTACCGTCTATGAAAAAACAAAACAGTGGTTCCATCGTATCAATTACTTCAACCTCCACAAAAGAACCGATAGATAATCTATTACTATCAAATGTTTTTAGATCAGGTGTCCAGATACTCATGAAGTCCCTATCAATAACACACGGGGAGTATAATATAAGATTTAATAATGTTGCACCAGGTCGAATACTCACCGATAGGCTCAAACTCCTAGATGAAATCAACGCAAACAAAAAAGGTATAAGCATCGATGAACAAAGAAGATTGGAAGAGGCATCAATCCCACTCAAAAGATATGGTACCATTGAAGAAATAGGTAAAGTAGTGGCTT
- a CDS encoding 2-dehydropantoate 2-reductase, with translation MKNHSLLCFGAGAVGSLFCGLLAKNGFRVDFVARGAHLEEVKKSSILKIDSYRYGYLEIFVNFYEKPQKNYDIVFICTKSQDTADACLAIRSYITDKTIIVSMQNGIDNPETIRSIYPKNKIVATSVFVGASIERPGFVKHSAEGRLIIGKITENVTDEDMDLLQEIFTSSEIPCQIDKDIKLVMWKKLLWNLIFNPLSALLEATCGKLVDNEHSNHIMKEILKEGVKAASLEGIIIPQEYLDKIMNVTGNLYYYKTSMLQDIEKLKIPEVDGIMLPVIKRLKESSGAPYTETVYNLLKFKYGKKYIYTPKLTVDVIVYNSKKEILLIERKNPPYGWALPGGFVDYGETVEDAAKRELREETGITLEDIKLLGVYSDPRRDVRFHTVSIVYYGYSDSKPIANDDAKNALFFSIKDIPDAIAFDHRKIIEDFVKILL, from the coding sequence ATGAAAAATCATTCTTTACTCTGTTTTGGTGCAGGTGCAGTGGGTTCACTTTTTTGTGGACTTTTGGCTAAAAACGGCTTTCGTGTAGATTTTGTTGCAAGAGGGGCCCATTTAGAAGAGGTTAAAAAAAGCTCTATCCTTAAAATAGATAGCTACAGATACGGTTATCTGGAAATATTTGTCAATTTTTATGAAAAACCCCAGAAAAACTATGACATAGTTTTTATATGCACAAAATCCCAGGATACCGCCGATGCTTGTCTTGCAATTAGGTCGTATATAACTGATAAAACAATAATCGTCTCCATGCAAAATGGCATAGATAACCCAGAAACCATCAGATCCATCTATCCTAAAAACAAAATTGTAGCAACCTCTGTCTTTGTAGGTGCCTCCATAGAAAGACCAGGCTTTGTAAAACATTCAGCAGAGGGTCGACTTATTATTGGAAAAATAACTGAAAATGTAACAGATGAGGATATGGATCTCCTACAAGAAATATTCACCTCCTCCGAAATACCCTGTCAGATTGATAAAGATATAAAACTTGTAATGTGGAAAAAGCTTCTTTGGAACCTTATTTTTAATCCATTATCAGCGCTTTTGGAAGCCACCTGTGGTAAACTTGTAGACAACGAACACAGCAACCATATCATGAAAGAGATACTAAAGGAAGGTGTCAAAGCAGCCTCTTTAGAGGGTATTATTATACCCCAGGAATATCTTGATAAAATAATGAACGTTACCGGTAATCTCTACTACTACAAAACAAGTATGCTTCAGGACATAGAAAAGTTGAAAATACCTGAGGTTGATGGTATCATGTTACCAGTAATAAAGAGACTAAAGGAAAGCAGCGGTGCTCCCTATACAGAAACAGTGTACAACCTTTTGAAGTTTAAATATGGCAAGAAGTATATCTATACTCCAAAACTTACCGTAGATGTGATAGTGTATAACAGCAAAAAAGAGATATTATTAATAGAGCGAAAAAATCCACCCTATGGGTGGGCTCTGCCCGGTGGTTTTGTAGATTATGGGGAAACTGTCGAAGATGCTGCTAAAAGAGAGTTGAGAGAAGAAACAGGTATAACCTTAGAAGATATAAAACTTTTAGGCGTTTATTCCGATCCCCGAAGAGATGTTCGATTCCACACTGTAAGTATCGTTTACTATGGGTACTCAGACTCTAAGCCCATTGCCAACGATGATGCCAAAAATGCCCTTTTCTTTTCCATCAAAGATATCCCTGATGCAATAGCCTTTGATCACAGAAAGATTATTGAGGACTTTGTAAAAATATTATTGTAG